One Bacteroidota bacterium genomic window carries:
- a CDS encoding C69 family dipeptidase encodes MKRIIIIALLFAGYATTKACTNFLVTKGASSDGSTMITYAADSHVLFGELYFYPAAKYGATDSLEIYEWDTGKYLGKIKQAPETYKVVGNINEHQLAIGETTYGGRPELIDTTGVIDYGSLMYITLQRAKTAREAIQIIGELLATYGYYSSGESFSIADPNEVWIMEMIGKGVGNKGAVWVAQRIPDGYISGHANQARITQFPINDPENCLYAPDVISFAKEKAYYQGPDSLFSFSDAYAPVDFGGARFCDARVYAGFNKVNSGMKAYEDYAMGHNLQNRMPLWVKPDKKLNVSDVMGMMRDYYQGTPMDMTQDIGAGANACIVRWRPLTWEVDGKTYFNERAISTQQTGFSFVAQMRSWLPNPVGGILWFGVDDTYSTVYTPVYCGTNGVPHAFAVGNGSMMKFSDESAFWIFNMVSNLAYTRYNLMLPFIQDKQSRLEQSFIESVKVMDARYLATKKEKEQAELLTNFTLEAGNQTLNEWKSLYQFLFVRFMDGNVKSEVPVPEGYKYVTPKLEQPGYSEAWYKKVAEDTGERLKVPEGSGH; translated from the coding sequence ATGAAAAGAATAATAATTATTGCCTTGCTGTTTGCGGGATATGCAACAACAAAGGCATGTACTAACTTTTTAGTTACAAAAGGAGCTTCTTCCGATGGATCAACCATGATAACCTATGCAGCTGACTCGCATGTATTGTTTGGTGAATTGTACTTTTACCCTGCAGCCAAATACGGTGCCACGGATTCGCTCGAGATTTACGAATGGGATACAGGAAAATATTTAGGTAAAATTAAACAGGCTCCTGAAACATACAAGGTAGTTGGCAACATCAACGAACACCAGCTTGCTATTGGCGAAACGACTTATGGCGGCAGACCTGAACTGATTGACACAACCGGGGTAATCGACTACGGAAGTCTGATGTACATTACCCTTCAACGAGCCAAAACAGCACGCGAGGCCATTCAGATTATTGGTGAATTGCTTGCGACCTATGGTTATTACAGCAGTGGGGAGTCATTCTCTATTGCCGACCCTAACGAGGTATGGATTATGGAAATGATAGGAAAAGGTGTAGGAAACAAAGGTGCTGTTTGGGTGGCACAACGCATTCCGGATGGTTATATCAGCGGTCATGCGAACCAGGCACGTATTACCCAGTTTCCTATCAATGACCCTGAAAACTGTTTGTATGCACCCGATGTAATTAGCTTTGCAAAAGAAAAAGCTTATTACCAGGGTCCTGATAGTTTGTTTAGTTTCTCCGATGCTTATGCTCCGGTTGATTTTGGCGGTGCACGTTTTTGCGATGCGCGCGTTTATGCAGGTTTTAATAAAGTAAATTCCGGCATGAAAGCTTATGAGGATTATGCCATGGGGCACAACCTCCAAAACCGTATGCCACTTTGGGTAAAGCCGGACAAAAAACTTAACGTGAGCGATGTAATGGGCATGATGCGCGATTATTACCAGGGAACTCCTATGGACATGACCCAGGATATCGGTGCCGGTGCCAATGCCTGCATCGTGCGCTGGCGCCCTCTTACCTGGGAGGTTGATGGTAAAACATATTTCAATGAAAGAGCCATTTCAACACAACAAACAGGATTTTCTTTTGTGGCACAAATGCGCAGTTGGTTACCCAATCCAGTGGGTGGCATTTTATGGTTTGGTGTAGACGATACTTATAGCACGGTTTACACACCTGTTTATTGCGGAACCAATGGGGTGCCTCATGCATTTGCAGTAGGAAATGGCTCTATGATGAAATTCAGCGATGAATCGGCGTTTTGGATTTTTAACATGGTATCGAATCTGGCTTACACACGCTACAACCTGATGTTGCCTTTTATTCAGGACAAACAATCGAGGCTCGAACAAAGCTTTATCGAAAGTGTGAAAGTAATGGATGCCCGTTATCTGGCAACCAAAAAGGAAAAAGAACAAGCCGAATTGCTAACAAACTTCACGCTCGAAGCTGGAAACCAAACGCTTAACGAATGGAAATCGCTTTACCAGTTTTTATTTGTGCGATTTATGGATGGCAATGTTAAGAGTGAAGTGCCAGTTCCGGAAGGTTATAAATATGTAACACCTAAACTAGAACAACCCGGATACAGCGAGGCCTGGTACAAGAAAGTAGCCGAAGATACCGGCGAACGTCTGAAAGTACCGGAAGGCAGCGGACATTAA
- the rplS gene encoding 50S ribosomal protein L19, translating into MDLLKVAESHFTVEKEVPEFAAGDTITVHYKIKEGNKERVQQYRGVVIQRKGTGIKETFTVRKMSGNIGVERIFPLASPFIDKIEVNKHGRVRRARIFYFRELTGKKARIQERKVVKKA; encoded by the coding sequence ATGGATTTACTTAAAGTAGCTGAGAGTCATTTTACTGTTGAAAAAGAGGTTCCGGAATTTGCAGCCGGCGATACCATAACTGTTCATTACAAAATTAAAGAAGGTAATAAAGAACGCGTGCAGCAATATCGTGGCGTTGTTATTCAACGTAAAGGTACTGGCATTAAAGAAACATTTACCGTTCGGAAGATGTCAGGCAATATTGGTGTAGAGCGTATTTTTCCTCTTGCTTCACCTTTTATCGACAAAATTGAGGTGAATAAACACGGACGTGTACGGAGGGCCAGAATTTTCTATTTCCGCGAACTTACTGGTAAAAAGGCCCGTATTCAGGAACGTAAAGTGGTTAAAAAAGCTTAA
- a CDS encoding PAS domain-containing protein, with translation MPQSQTTRLDLLTHLSEEELLFKGIIEISDEAIFIINLEKFVIADCNQAALKLFEAESKNELVDLAINRLYNHEPLNLGNHRLKDELVNNSNYSHELSFKTRKQNVFWGRMTQKILPFSHPDYALIKIAKSANYLREEDWLGEVLRVTSKVTGRQFFKELTKFLCHTFNAKAAFIARRVAENDSQLKVFYWYGEDIKTYFITIKDSVIENILRGYTSFYPQALEKLFPNDSLVKETSARSFIGAPVFDISGQAFGVIGVLSQDSMEELPNSRYMLSILSSRAASEIQRIRSKELLRQQTRELAEINLMKDKLISVITTDLHAPLSTILGYSEMLRNKSHQYSASEMAVKMKAMDSTLRNLYVFLENLADWNNLQQNEIRCRLSTNNLANIFSDTKPYYDYLAGVKRVALQNKVPSAMNIMADSNLVRIAIRNIAVYLIKNTMHKASVIFDARVQDGKWFVVLQSDNFTAEPEDVEFCLNARPQELYNASKASSVPVLGLFIAREFIALQGSQLNYRFDKNKLEIYFEIHKSL, from the coding sequence ATGCCTCAGAGTCAAACCACACGTCTCGACCTGCTTACACATTTAAGCGAGGAAGAATTGTTATTCAAAGGAATTATTGAAATTTCCGACGAAGCCATTTTCATTATCAATCTGGAAAAATTTGTGATTGCCGATTGCAACCAGGCAGCCCTTAAGTTGTTTGAGGCTGAATCAAAGAACGAACTGGTTGATCTGGCAATTAACCGACTTTACAATCATGAGCCTCTGAATCTGGGCAACCATCGCCTTAAAGATGAGCTTGTTAATAATTCCAATTACTCGCACGAATTATCCTTTAAAACCCGAAAACAAAATGTGTTTTGGGGAAGGATGACGCAGAAAATCTTGCCATTCTCACATCCAGACTATGCTCTCATAAAAATCGCAAAATCGGCCAATTATCTTCGCGAAGAAGATTGGTTAGGTGAAGTGTTGCGGGTTACTTCCAAGGTAACAGGCCGACAGTTTTTTAAGGAGCTTACCAAGTTTTTATGCCACACTTTTAATGCCAAAGCCGCTTTTATTGCCCGTCGGGTGGCCGAAAATGACTCTCAACTTAAAGTTTTTTATTGGTATGGCGAAGATATTAAAACCTATTTTATTACAATCAAAGACTCGGTAATTGAAAATATTCTAAGGGGTTATACTTCTTTTTATCCGCAAGCCTTAGAGAAATTATTTCCTAACGATTCGTTGGTAAAGGAGACTTCGGCCAGAAGCTTTATCGGGGCTCCTGTTTTCGATATCAGTGGCCAGGCTTTTGGTGTGATTGGGGTGTTGAGCCAGGATAGTATGGAAGAATTACCAAATTCGCGCTATATGCTCAGTATACTCTCTTCAAGGGCAGCTTCTGAGATACAGCGAATTCGTTCCAAAGAATTACTCAGGCAGCAGACGCGTGAATTGGCAGAAATTAACCTGATGAAGGATAAACTTATTTCGGTTATTACCACCGACCTGCATGCCCCGCTGAGTACAATATTGGGTTATTCGGAAATGCTTCGAAACAAATCGCACCAGTATTCGGCTTCCGAGATGGCAGTTAAGATGAAGGCGATGGACAGCACTTTGCGTAACCTTTATGTGTTTCTTGAAAATCTGGCCGATTGGAATAATCTTCAGCAAAACGAAATTCGTTGTCGTTTATCGACCAACAACCTGGCGAATATCTTTTCCGATACCAAGCCTTATTACGACTATTTGGCCGGTGTAAAAAGGGTAGCACTGCAGAACAAGGTTCCTTCGGCAATGAATATTATGGCCGACAGCAACCTGGTGCGCATTGCCATTCGAAATATTGCGGTTTACCTGATAAAAAACACCATGCATAAAGCATCTGTTATTTTCGATGCACGTGTGCAGGACGGCAAATGGTTTGTGGTATTGCAATCGGATAATTTTACTGCAGAACCCGAAGATGTGGAGTTTTGCCTGAATGCCAGGCCTCAGGAACTTTATAATGCCTCAAAAGCGTCCAGCGTGCCCGTGTTGGGTTTGTTTATTGCGCGAGAGTTTATAGCGCTTCAGGGAAGCCAGCTTAATTATAGATTCGATAAGAACAAGCTGGAAATCTATTTCGAGATCCATAAGTCCTTGTAG
- a CDS encoding response regulator, which translates to MSEKSTILYVDDELLNLQIFEINFRKNYRVVTALSGELALEILELDPSITVVVSDMRMPGMDGLEFIRKARDKHFNLAFFILTGYDITFEISHALESKLIHQYFRKPFNMKEISEAIEIALNQPKQS; encoded by the coding sequence ATGTCTGAAAAATCTACCATCCTTTATGTCGACGATGAACTTCTGAATCTTCAGATTTTTGAAATCAATTTCAGGAAGAATTACAGGGTAGTCACTGCTCTTTCCGGAGAACTGGCACTGGAAATACTCGAACTCGACCCGAGCATCACAGTTGTAGTTAGCGACATGAGAATGCCAGGTATGGATGGGCTGGAATTTATACGAAAGGCACGAGATAAACATTTCAACCTGGCTTTTTTTATTCTTACGGGTTATGACATCACTTTTGAAATTTCACATGCACTGGAAAGTAAACTAATCCATCAATACTTCCGAAAACCGTTCAATATGAAAGAGATAAGTGAAGCAATTGAAATTGCTCTGAATCAACCAAAACAATCCTAA
- a CDS encoding PAS domain S-box protein, with amino-acid sequence MEEDRLIDRVINSLLIFGSLMGIISFILSYLINLETEYGMVFYSDSLVLAIMIGITIFRKKISRYVKSVTVLTLLFALIFTDIFHSGIYAANVRLMVLIPFFCFLIFGLRKTVIIYLLSIIIITLIGYFFSTESLQIKTDLNHRVTQFDVWLIHLTITTMVAFLILIIEKNFHESFLSFIDSLKRKNIELAESEQSYREIFNATADAIILYDLEGNILEVNQTMIQNLGYEQNEIKDLSIHSISAANEGYTQELALTHIKDARDKGNKKTDWKLQAKNGRVFWVEISLKRTFILGKDRILAVITDIDEKKKTALQLELYKNQLEQLVSERTEKLELANQQLTFSHTQLIAQNEELQSTLKQLKDAQEQLMQAEKMASLGVLSAGVAHEINNPLNFIQGGLTGLEEFFNEQPELKNNESTTLLQAIREGIDRASAIVTSLNQFSRQSNSIKEKCQVHAIIENCLQILQSQFKNKIEIKKEYCSPNPVIYGNSGKLHQAFLNILINAEQAISTKGIISIKTLIIGNSLHILFADSGEGIDKQIINRITEPFFTTKEPGKGTGLGLSITYNIITELDGKLAFNSEKSKGTDVTIVLPLIQV; translated from the coding sequence TTGGAAGAAGACCGGCTCATAGATCGGGTAATTAACTCCCTGCTGATATTCGGTAGTTTAATGGGGATTATCTCTTTTATCCTGAGCTATTTAATAAATCTGGAAACTGAATATGGCATGGTCTTTTACAGCGATAGCCTTGTATTGGCTATTATGATTGGCATTACCATTTTCCGGAAGAAAATAAGCAGGTATGTAAAATCGGTCACCGTGTTGACACTCTTGTTTGCTCTAATTTTTACAGACATCTTTCATTCGGGAATTTATGCAGCCAATGTGCGCCTTATGGTGCTTATTCCCTTTTTTTGCTTCCTGATCTTTGGGTTACGTAAAACTGTTATTATATACCTTTTAAGTATAATTATCATCACACTAATTGGCTATTTCTTTTCTACGGAATCCTTACAAATTAAAACCGATTTAAATCATCGCGTAACTCAGTTTGATGTGTGGCTTATACATCTCACCATTACTACTATGGTGGCATTTTTAATTCTGATTATCGAAAAAAATTTTCACGAATCCTTTCTTTCTTTTATCGACAGTTTAAAGAGAAAGAATATTGAACTTGCAGAAAGCGAACAAAGTTACCGGGAGATATTTAATGCCACGGCTGATGCCATTATTCTGTACGATCTGGAAGGAAACATTCTGGAAGTTAACCAAACTATGATTCAGAACCTTGGATACGAACAAAATGAAATTAAGGACCTTTCTATCCATTCAATCAGTGCAGCTAATGAAGGATACACTCAGGAATTGGCTCTCACTCACATAAAAGACGCTCGCGATAAAGGAAATAAAAAAACCGATTGGAAGTTACAGGCTAAAAACGGTAGAGTTTTCTGGGTTGAGATATCGTTAAAGCGTACCTTTATTTTAGGTAAGGACAGAATTCTCGCAGTAATCACCGACATCGATGAAAAGAAAAAAACAGCCCTTCAACTCGAACTATACAAGAACCAATTAGAGCAATTGGTATCTGAGCGTACCGAAAAATTAGAACTTGCCAACCAACAGTTAACTTTTAGCCATACACAGCTCATAGCACAGAATGAAGAATTACAATCGACACTCAAGCAACTCAAAGATGCTCAAGAGCAACTGATGCAGGCCGAAAAAATGGCTTCACTTGGAGTTTTAAGCGCTGGAGTGGCACATGAAATCAACAATCCTCTTAATTTTATTCAGGGTGGTTTAACAGGTCTCGAGGAATTCTTCAACGAACAACCTGAACTTAAAAATAATGAATCAACTACCTTATTGCAAGCTATCCGCGAGGGTATTGACAGAGCCTCGGCGATTGTTACGAGTCTCAACCAATTCAGCAGGCAAAGCAATTCGATAAAAGAAAAATGCCAGGTACATGCCATCATTGAGAATTGCCTACAAATTTTACAAAGCCAGTTTAAAAACAAAATAGAAATAAAAAAAGAATATTGCAGCCCCAACCCTGTAATTTATGGTAACAGTGGTAAACTGCACCAGGCATTTTTAAATATCCTAATCAATGCAGAGCAAGCAATTTCGACAAAAGGAATAATTTCCATTAAAACGTTAATCATAGGCAATTCTCTTCATATTCTCTTTGCAGATAGCGGCGAGGGCATTGACAAACAAATTATAAATCGCATTACAGAACCATTTTTTACTACCAAAGAGCCCGGAAAAGGTACAGGCCTTGGTTTATCCATTACCTACAACATTATTACAGAACTAGATGGAAAATTGGCATTTAATTCTGAAAAAAGTAAAGGCACTGATGTCACAATTGTATTACCTTTAATACAAGTTTAA
- a CDS encoding 3-deoxy-7-phosphoheptulonate synthase, with protein MTERRIENHHIVSETPIIAPNHLKELYPLNEKIIHTVFKGQLAVKDILDRKDKRLLMVVGPCSIHDISAAKEYASRLKKLADELGDTLLLVMRVYFEKPRTTVGWSGLINDPYLDNSGKIEEGLKQARELLSYIANLGLPAAGEALDIVTPQYIQDLISWTAIGARTTESHSHRKMASGLTSAVGFKNGTDGNINVAINALESVAAPHSFVSIDPDGHVAVVQTKGNPYGHIILRGGKSPNYAAAFISEYETLLSRCGLAVNIMVDCSHANSRKKASNQCEVLDDIAGQIETGNQSIIGVMIESNLKAGKQLIPADLSMLQYGVSVTDECIDWETTESILRSFAARVKPYLPGRIELES; from the coding sequence ATGACAGAAAGGAGAATTGAAAACCACCATATTGTTTCTGAGACACCTATAATTGCTCCAAATCATTTAAAGGAATTATATCCATTAAACGAAAAGATTATTCATACAGTTTTCAAGGGACAGCTTGCAGTAAAAGATATTCTCGACCGCAAAGACAAACGTTTGTTAATGGTTGTGGGTCCTTGTTCTATACACGACATTAGTGCAGCAAAAGAATATGCCAGCAGGTTAAAAAAATTAGCCGATGAACTTGGGGATACGCTTTTGCTCGTGATGCGTGTTTATTTCGAAAAGCCTCGCACTACGGTGGGCTGGTCCGGACTTATCAATGATCCGTACCTCGACAACAGTGGTAAAATTGAAGAGGGGCTGAAGCAAGCTCGTGAACTACTCTCATACATTGCCAATCTTGGACTTCCTGCAGCTGGCGAAGCCCTCGATATTGTTACCCCGCAATACATCCAGGATTTGATTTCGTGGACCGCAATCGGGGCACGTACCACCGAATCGCACAGCCACAGGAAAATGGCCAGTGGGCTTACTTCGGCAGTAGGGTTTAAAAATGGCACCGATGGAAACATCAATGTGGCTATCAATGCCTTGGAATCGGTGGCTGCCCCGCATAGTTTTGTCAGTATCGATCCCGATGGGCATGTGGCTGTGGTGCAAACCAAAGGCAACCCCTATGGACATATTATTTTGCGCGGTGGAAAGTCACCCAACTATGCGGCTGCGTTTATTTCGGAATACGAAACCCTTTTATCGCGCTGCGGGCTTGCGGTGAATATTATGGTCGATTGCAGTCATGCCAATAGCAGAAAAAAAGCAAGTAACCAGTGCGAGGTGCTCGACGATATTGCCGGACAGATTGAAACCGGAAACCAATCTATAATTGGCGTGATGATAGAAAGCAACCTGAAGGCCGGCAAACAACTCATTCCTGCCGATTTATCGATGCTACAATATGGTGTATCGGTAACCGACGAATGCATCGACTGGGAAACAACGGAATCAATACTTCGTAGTTTTGCGGCCAGGGTAAAGCCTTACCTTCCTGGTAGAATAGAATTGGAGAGCTAA
- a CDS encoding ATP-binding cassette domain-containing protein produces the protein MNSETPRKKISLSGLKELFKLYRFIRPYRREYALGMLLLLISSAASLAFPKLLGDLVDIGQAGMIKEQINRIGLLLVVVLLLQATASYFRILLFVRVTEKTLADLRRKVYNHLIRLPLKFFQGRRVGELNSRLSADISLLQDAMTTTLAEFIRQILIIVGGISLLMFTSMKLTLFMLAVLPVVMVLVIFFGRYIRKLSKEAQNQVAESNVVVEETLQGIQSVKSFTNEYHEMDRYREITGKIAQTGIQNGRMQGAFSSFIILGLFGAMVAVIWKGADLLGKGELQTGELFSFIIYSGFIGGTIGGLASVLGRVQKFVGATENLLEILDEKEETVQENLALVPEQTIKGRIRFDNLRFEYPSRLGTDVLTEISFSVEPNNLIALVGPSGAGKSTLVSLLMRLYEPSSGRILFDGKESTQYSLTALRSQMAVVPQDIFLFGGTIAENIAYGRWGASHDEIVEAAKQANAWQFISEMKDGLETLVGERGTQLSGGQRQRIAIARALLKNPQILILDEATSSLDSESERLVQEALEKLMQGRTSIVIAHRLATIRRADNIIVLDKGRIVEQGTHEHLMKLDKGVYRGLSELQFAV, from the coding sequence ATGAATTCAGAAACTCCCAGGAAAAAAATTAGTCTTTCGGGACTAAAAGAACTCTTTAAACTATATCGCTTTATACGGCCCTACCGCAGGGAATATGCCCTTGGCATGCTTCTGCTGCTGATTAGTAGCGCGGCTAGTCTTGCTTTTCCTAAATTGCTTGGCGATCTGGTGGACATCGGTCAGGCCGGCATGATCAAGGAGCAGATTAACCGAATAGGATTGTTGTTGGTTGTAGTGTTGCTTTTACAGGCAACGGCTTCTTACTTCAGGATATTATTGTTTGTAAGGGTAACAGAAAAAACCCTCGCCGATTTACGGCGCAAGGTTTATAACCATTTAATTCGTTTACCGCTTAAATTTTTTCAGGGACGAAGGGTGGGCGAGCTGAATAGTCGCCTATCGGCTGATATTTCCCTGCTTCAGGATGCTATGACCACTACTCTGGCAGAATTTATCAGGCAGATTTTGATTATTGTGGGTGGCATAAGCCTGTTGATGTTTACTTCTATGAAGCTTACCCTTTTTATGTTGGCGGTTTTGCCAGTGGTAATGGTGCTGGTGATATTTTTTGGACGCTACATACGAAAGTTGTCGAAAGAAGCCCAGAACCAGGTGGCCGAATCGAATGTGGTGGTGGAAGAAACTCTACAAGGTATTCAATCGGTAAAATCATTTACCAACGAATATCACGAAATGGATCGCTATCGGGAAATAACCGGAAAGATTGCCCAAACCGGTATACAGAACGGACGCATGCAGGGTGCTTTTTCGTCCTTCATCATACTAGGTCTCTTCGGGGCCATGGTGGCAGTTATCTGGAAAGGAGCTGACCTCTTAGGAAAAGGAGAACTGCAAACCGGAGAGCTGTTTTCGTTTATTATCTATTCAGGCTTTATTGGTGGCACCATTGGTGGCCTGGCAAGTGTATTGGGTCGTGTGCAGAAATTTGTGGGAGCCACAGAAAATTTACTCGAAATCTTGGATGAAAAGGAAGAAACGGTTCAGGAAAATCTTGCATTGGTTCCCGAGCAAACCATCAAAGGTCGTATACGTTTTGATAACCTGCGTTTCGAATACCCTTCGCGCTTAGGTACGGATGTGTTAACTGAAATTAGTTTTTCTGTCGAGCCCAATAACCTTATTGCCCTGGTAGGGCCCAGTGGTGCCGGCAAATCGACTCTTGTTTCGCTATTGATGCGCCTTTACGAACCCAGTTCGGGCCGTATTCTGTTTGATGGGAAAGAGTCGACACAGTATTCCTTAACGGCATTGCGTTCGCAAATGGCTGTAGTGCCTCAAGATATCTTTTTGTTTGGAGGTACCATTGCCGAAAACATTGCCTATGGACGATGGGGAGCCAGCCATGATGAGATTGTAGAGGCTGCTAAGCAGGCTAATGCCTGGCAATTTATTTCGGAAATGAAGGATGGACTGGAAACCCTTGTAGGCGAGCGGGGTACGCAATTATCCGGAGGTCAGAGGCAACGCATTGCCATTGCCCGTGCTTTGTTGAAAAACCCGCAGATACTCATTCTCGATGAGGCCACCTCCTCGCTCGATTCTGAATCGGAACGTCTGGTTCAGGAAGCTCTGGAAAAATTGATGCAGGGACGCACTTCTATTGTCATTGCGCACAGGCTGGCAACCATTCGCAGAGCCGATAATATTATTGTGCTCGACAAAGGTCGCATAGTTGAACAGGGTACCCACGAACACCTCATGAAGCTAGACAAGGGCGTTTACCGAGGTTTAAGTGAGCTCCAGTTTGCAGTGTAG
- a CDS encoding M1 family metallopeptidase codes for MKYLSIVFCLLALSPVFGQTSINSAFELSVQALKEGDWHTGLEVTSNLLKSYPENENLHYNKGLALFQLGDMEGACESFTEANRLGYKVNKGLLNYYCNEDYKYDLLKKHFYTKVPLDSENSYRPYYTRKDTLRGALRPERTCFDVTYYKLQIRILPPSRSIRGYNEIHFRILNPSRRIQLDLFENMVIDSIVYGKKKLGFSREYDAIWIEFPNELKLASNHKIRVYYHGKPRIAPKPPWDGGFVWKRDSLFNYFVGVACEHLGASVWWPTKDHLTDRPDSMAIHIEVPDKYQAVCNGTLRQVVDAGDGYTRYEWFVQYPINNYNATFYMGRFAEFTDTILSLNDTLVARYHVLPKNLEIAKAHFTQAREVVDFYNRAFGPFPFWKDNFRMIEAPYEGMEHQTAIAYGNAYSNEKNASAYLCKSYDYIIVHEAAHEWWGNSVTAGDMADAWIHEGFATYAEYLFLEEKLGYTEAEKELQHHIQGIFNFWPMVQNRGVNEDAFAGGDIYVKGATVLHSLRATMHNDSLFKALIKDFYLTYQSKIVDTETFIQFVNHYAKDDYSAFFAKFLYETDLPVLHYSYKRTEQGLLLNYKWTGVAPGFKMAFGIYTSSGKQLRLLGTAEAQEVMLNEKGFFNFYNVWSDLSLAPKNSFTYYNTKCEY; via the coding sequence ATGAAGTACTTAAGTATAGTTTTTTGTCTGCTCGCGCTGAGCCCTGTTTTTGGCCAAACCAGTATAAACAGTGCGTTTGAACTAAGCGTACAAGCACTGAAGGAGGGCGATTGGCATACTGGACTTGAGGTAACAAGTAATTTGTTAAAATCCTATCCAGAGAATGAGAATCTGCATTACAACAAAGGACTGGCCTTGTTTCAACTGGGCGACATGGAGGGGGCATGCGAGAGTTTTACTGAGGCAAACAGACTTGGTTATAAGGTAAACAAAGGACTGCTTAACTATTATTGCAACGAAGACTATAAGTACGATCTGCTAAAAAAACATTTTTACACAAAAGTACCCCTTGATTCTGAAAATTCCTACCGGCCCTATTATACCAGAAAGGATACCCTGCGAGGCGCACTAAGACCTGAGCGTACTTGTTTTGATGTGACTTACTATAAGCTACAAATAAGAATTTTGCCTCCGAGTAGAAGTATTAGAGGCTACAATGAAATTCACTTTAGAATACTCAACCCTTCCCGGCGTATCCAGCTCGACTTGTTCGAGAATATGGTGATCGACAGCATTGTGTATGGCAAAAAAAAGTTGGGTTTTTCCCGCGAATACGATGCTATATGGATCGAATTCCCCAATGAATTGAAACTTGCTTCCAACCATAAAATTCGTGTCTACTATCATGGGAAGCCTCGCATAGCGCCCAAACCACCGTGGGATGGTGGGTTTGTCTGGAAGCGCGACAGCTTATTCAATTACTTTGTTGGGGTAGCCTGCGAACATCTTGGCGCCAGTGTGTGGTGGCCCACTAAAGACCATCTGACCGACCGGCCCGACTCAATGGCTATTCATATCGAAGTACCCGACAAATACCAGGCAGTATGCAACGGCACACTACGGCAAGTGGTCGATGCCGGAGATGGCTATACCCGATACGAATGGTTTGTGCAGTACCCCATTAACAATTATAACGCCACTTTTTACATGGGTCGTTTTGCTGAGTTTACCGATACCATATTGAGTCTGAATGATACTTTGGTGGCCCGTTACCATGTTTTGCCAAAGAACCTCGAAATTGCAAAAGCACATTTTACGCAGGCACGTGAGGTAGTTGATTTTTATAACCGTGCATTCGGCCCATTTCCCTTCTGGAAAGACAATTTTCGCATGATAGAAGCCCCTTACGAAGGAATGGAGCACCAAACCGCCATTGCCTATGGCAATGCCTATAGCAACGAAAAAAATGCTTCGGCCTATTTGTGCAAATCCTATGACTACATTATTGTGCACGAAGCTGCCCACGAGTGGTGGGGTAATTCGGTTACTGCAGGTGATATGGCCGATGCCTGGATACACGAAGGCTTTGCCACCTATGCCGAATATCTGTTTCTGGAAGAAAAACTGGGGTATACCGAAGCCGAAAAAGAATTGCAGCATCATATTCAAGGAATATTTAATTTCTGGCCCATGGTGCAAAACCGAGGTGTTAACGAAGATGCCTTTGCCGGAGGAGATATTTATGTAAAAGGTGCCACAGTTTTACATAGCCTAAGAGCTACCATGCATAACGATTCGCTGTTTAAAGCCCTTATCAAAGATTTTTATCTGACCTACCAATCAAAGATAGTAGATACTGAAACTTTTATCCAGTTTGTCAATCATTACGCAAAAGATGATTACTCTGCTTTCTTTGCAAAATTCCTTTACGAAACCGATTTACCGGTACTGCATTATTCATACAAGCGCACCGAGCAGGGATTGTTGCTCAATTATAAGTGGACAGGCGTAGCTCCCGGCTTCAAGATGGCATTTGGCATTTACACTTCTTCTGGTAAGCAATTGAGGTTATTGGGCACTGCCGAGGCCCAGGAGGTTATGCTGAATGAAAAGGGATTTTTTAATTTTTACAATGTTTGGAGCGATTTAAGTCTGGCTCCGAAAAACTCGTTTACCTACTACAATACTAAATGCGAGTATTAG